DNA sequence from the candidate division WOR-3 bacterium genome:
ACCAATACTTGAAATGGCAAATCCGATTCGGCATTGATACCAAAACGAATATTTGTTATATTTCGCATCCATTTCTGCCAGATTTCGGTTGTTAAGATAATCTTGATGCGCTGAATTGGTCATAAAATGAGAAACAATTAATCCTAATATGGAAATTGTCTCAGTGCTTAGAAATAAATATCCTTTAGTCTTTTGTTTGACTGACAATTGTCCTAAACCAGGATAAATCAAAGACCGAACTTTAACTGCTCTATTATTAATTTTAGAACCAAGATAAAATGTCGGCGTCAATTTCAAAGTATCACCTAATTGTCTTTTACTCTCCTCAAATATCTCAATGATTTTGGGTGAAACATATCTGGGGTCTAAAGTTAATTTGGGATTTAACATTAATAGATATCGAAAAGTATTTTGGGCAAGTTCTTTTCGCTCCAAAGCAACATAAGCAAATGCTTGATAAGTATAAAGTTGGACTAATGTTGTTTCAGTTAATGGTCTGGTGGTTCGAAAGATACTATCAATAGTTATAATTACTTGTTGATACTGTGCTTGATTATAGAGCGATTCCACTTGGGCAAGTCTATCTTCAATTGAAATTATATCTTTTGCCTCGCGATTTTGAGCAATAACGAAAAAGGCATTAGGGTAAATTAGAAATACCAAAATAAAAACTATAGTGAAGGATTGGAATTGCTTGATGTGTCCAACTGGCTTATTTTTTTTCAATTTTATCTTAAAGAATATCAATCCTATTACTTTTTATATTAACTCCTAATATAATTGGGGAAAATATCTCGGGTTCGTTTCGTTGCGGATAATCCATAAAACATTTAAATAGCGTCAAGCATCTTCTGTAAGTTCTTTTTTTCTTCCAACAGGTGTCTTCTCCTTTTCTTATTATTAAAATTGTCCATCATAGGAGAATACATCTTTATTTTTAATACATCAAATCTAATTTTACACATAATATTCTATTTCTATCTTAATACCAATATTTTTTCAATAGAACCATTGTTTGTCGTAGATGAGGTCAGCGACAGTTTTACAAAATATATACCTTGTGCTACGCACTTGCCCAATTTGTCAGTGCCATTCCATTTAACTGAATAGATTCCTGATTTCTGATACTGATTAATCAGAGTCTTTATCCAATTTCCATTTACATCATATATTGATAAAACGACATTTCCGTTCTGTTTGATTTCATAGCAGATAGTTGTTTGCATTTTTAGTGGATTAGGAAATATCTTTAATGACGAAAGGTTTAAGTTTGGCGATGTATTTATTTCTTCGCAACCAGTAGTAATATATTGCTCAACACTTGCGATAGGTCCAACATTTCTTCCGAAACCACCAATCACATATAGACTGCCATTAAGCACCGTTGCGCCAGCAGAATATCGAGCAACATTTAGTGATTCTGCAAGGGTCCAGGTATCTAAAATTGGATTATATACATCAACTCTGGCGTAGATTATTTCATTAGGTCCTTGTTGTCTTCTCCCGCCGATTACATAGATATTATTATTGAACACAGCACAACTATGACGAGAACGAGGTTCAGGAAATGGTCGTTTAGCAATCCAGGTGTC
Encoded proteins:
- a CDS encoding T9SS type A sorting domain-containing protein, with protein sequence MGFVSSIWAGWAFRTPMRYPRYGVMVASVNNRIYAIGGFGQADTGVRYVEEYNPVLDTWILKAPMPTSRGGGVCAVVNNKIYVIGGNRTRNAPVESCEVYDPQTNQWQRRRRLPTRRYGFAGSVIGDSIYVLGGFLMPPHGGQYTDTVEVYLPSRDSWFVRKSMITPRVELGCAQVNNKIYAIGGVLYGYTNANEQYYPDTWIAKRPFPEPRSRHSCAVFNNNIYVIGGRRQQGPNEIIYARVDVYNPILDTWTLAESLNVARYSAGATVLNGSLYVIGGFGRNVGPIASVEQYITTGCEEINTSPNLNLSSLKIFPNPLKMQTTICYEIKQNGNVVLSIYDVNGNWIKTLINQYQKSGIYSVKWNGTDKLGKCVAQGIYFVKLSLTSSTTNNGSIEKILVLR